Part of the Bacteriovorax stolpii genome, TGCTTGTAAAGGCTTGGTCTATCCTGAAGTCTCTTGACTATGACTTCTCATGCGAGTTTTATATTAGCATTAACTTAAAGAGGTTTTAAGAGAATGAGAAAAGCAGATAACTGGCAAGACGCATTTAAACTTTTAGTTGAAGGTAACCGTGCTTTCTACGAAGGACAAACAACTCACCCGGAAAGAGGAAGAGAGGTTATGTTCTCTCAGTATCTTGGTCAGCAGCCATTTGCCGCTATTTTAAGTTGTGCCGATTCTCGCGTTGTACCCGAGCTGGTATTTGACGTAGGGATCGGAGATCTTTTTACCTGCAGAATTGCCGGAACTGTCTTATCTGATGCTGTTATCGGCAGCATCGAGATGGCCGTAGAAGTTCTTGGAGTCACGCTTATCGTCGTTATGGGACATGAAAACTGTGGAGCTTTCCGCGCTTGTATGAACCCTGAAAAACACCCAAACATCAAAGGGATTTCTTGGCAGCTTATTCCAATCATTGAAGAGCTTCGCCCTGTTCACGGACACAATCCAACAGACCACTTATATTATTCAATCATCGCCAACGCTAGAAAAGTAGCTCAACAGCTACAAACTGTTGGTCCGGTTCTAAGCCCGGGGATCAAGTCTGGAAAACTAAAAATCATCCCAGCTTATCACTCGCTGACAACTGGTAAGGTGACGTTCTTCGAACCGATTAACTAATCGAGAAACTCACATAAATTTTGCGCACCCAGGACAACGGCAGCAATCCCTTGTCCTGGGTATTGCGTGTCTCCCAGCATGTAGAAATTTTGCACAGGGGATCTCGCTACTAAAAAATCAATTGGGTTTCTTCTTAGCGAATGAGGAATTCCACCCACCAGGCCGTGAAAACGGTGAGTGTACTTGATAAATGTTTTAGGTGTCCCGGTCATTACATTTTTTAAGTCTTCATCTTTCAAGTCAAATTTCTCTTTTAGAACATTCAAAATAAATTGAGCGCACTCTTCTTTTTTCTTTTGGTAATCTTCTTTAGTTAAATTCATCCACTCTTTAGATTTTGTATGTGTTGAAATGGTCACAACCTGTCTGCCATTAATTGATCTTTCTTGGTCATGGGGATGAGACAGAGAGACAAAAAAAGAGCGGGTCTTACAATGAGGAATTGAGTCAGTGTGAATTTGATAGTAGAGGCCTTCGCGTTTTTCATTGAGCGGAATCGTTAAATAGATCATAAAAGCAGACCAGCATGCTGAAGGATCAGGTGCAGGATAGCGTTGAAAAAATGCTTTAACTCTCTTTTCATCAAAGAGCTCCGAATGATTCCAGATTGGAATCGTTGAAACAACTTTTTTCCCTCTTATCGTTTGTTTACTGGTCACGACTTCAAAGCCGTTTTGTCCATCATTAAGAGGCGTAATTTTTTTGACCGTATGACGATAAAAAATGTGTGAGCATTTGGCGGCCAGGGCCTTCGAGAAGGCCTTCATCCCACCCGTGGCGTAATAAGTGTCATCAGGATAAGAGAGCCCCATGGCCCCCATCAAAAGTGGAGTATCACTCATGTGATTTTGAGCTGTAATGAAAAGGAGTTCATCCAGCATCGAAAGATATCCGGAGTCATTTATTTTTAAAGCGCGAAGCTCACTCTCAACACTGGTAAAAAGGGCCGGCAATGACGAGAGAGCTTTTAATGTATCTAATTTTAAAAATCCAGTTACGGCCCCAATTGATCGAAGAGGGATATTTTTAAAGGCACTGGATAAGTGCCAGCCTTTTTCTTCAATATCACTTAAGCGGCTCCAGAGTTTTTCATGATCAATGCCCGGGAATTTTTTTTCTAATTCGTTTCTCCATTTTTTTTGGTCTTTAAAACGAAAGATTGTTTTATCCGGCAAGATGGAAACAATTCCAGGATCGATTGCAGTGAGATTTAATGGAAGGTTTAGTTCTTTAATCAGGTTAAATAGTGGTCTGTTTTCCTTTAGACCAGAAAGAGTTGTGGCCCCAGCATCAAAGGTATAACCTTCGCGTTCAAAATAAGACGAGCAGCCACCCGGCAGGGAGTGGGCCTCAAGCACAGCAACTTTAAATCCTTTTTTTTCCATTAATGCAGCAAAGGTAAGTCCTGAACTGCCGGCACCAATGACAATATAGTCGAATTCCATAAGTTGATTTTATATCTCAAATAGGATGAATGGAATGGTGTCTAAGGAATGGTTAGATGTTAATCGTCGTCTTCTTCGTTGTCGTACGAATAATCGTCTTCCCAGGAGTCATTAAACTCCGCTGGAACGTTTGGATCGGCCTTATCCTTGTATCCGTAAGGACAGTTAAGACAACCGCTCTGACAGCAATGACCGCGTTTTAAAAGATAGTGAGCAGTGAAGACCAGATTGCCGTCTTCGTTGATTATGTAGTCGATGTTTTCAATGAGAGTAGGAGTGTTCATTCAGCTTAAATAAAAACGGCTCCCGAAGGAGCCGCCGTATATGGATAGTCTTTAAAAAAAGATTATTCTCTTCTTCCGCGTCCACCGCCGAATC contains:
- a CDS encoding carbonic anhydrase encodes the protein MRKADNWQDAFKLLVEGNRAFYEGQTTHPERGREVMFSQYLGQQPFAAILSCADSRVVPELVFDVGIGDLFTCRIAGTVLSDAVIGSIEMAVEVLGVTLIVVMGHENCGAFRACMNPEKHPNIKGISWQLIPIIEELRPVHGHNPTDHLYYSIIANARKVAQQLQTVGPVLSPGIKSGKLKIIPAYHSLTTGKVTFFEPIN
- a CDS encoding phytoene desaturase family protein — its product is MEFDYIVIGAGSSGLTFAALMEKKGFKVAVLEAHSLPGGCSSYFEREGYTFDAGATTLSGLKENRPLFNLIKELNLPLNLTAIDPGIVSILPDKTIFRFKDQKKWRNELEKKFPGIDHEKLWSRLSDIEEKGWHLSSAFKNIPLRSIGAVTGFLKLDTLKALSSLPALFTSVESELRALKINDSGYLSMLDELLFITAQNHMSDTPLLMGAMGLSYPDDTYYATGGMKAFSKALAAKCSHIFYRHTVKKITPLNDGQNGFEVVTSKQTIRGKKVVSTIPIWNHSELFDEKRVKAFFQRYPAPDPSACWSAFMIYLTIPLNEKREGLYYQIHTDSIPHCKTRSFFVSLSHPHDQERSINGRQVVTISTHTKSKEWMNLTKEDYQKKKEECAQFILNVLKEKFDLKDEDLKNVMTGTPKTFIKYTHRFHGLVGGIPHSLRRNPIDFLVARSPVQNFYMLGDTQYPGQGIAAVVLGAQNLCEFLD
- a CDS encoding DUF5522 domain-containing protein, which translates into the protein MNTPTLIENIDYIINEDGNLVFTAHYLLKRGHCCQSGCLNCPYGYKDKADPNVPAEFNDSWEDDYSYDNEEDDD